The region CGGCGTCACGCTGCTCCTCGCCGTGCTCGCCTCCTGCGGCCAGATCGTCGTGCCCGTCGCGGTGCAGCAGACCCTCGACAAGGGCCTCGGTGCCGCCGGCGGTCCGCGCCTCGACTACGTCCTCTGGATGGGCGTCGTGGCAGCCCTCGCGATCGCGGTGACCAGCTGGGCGTCGTACGCCATGACGCGCCGGCTGTTCACCACCTCCGAGCGGGGCCTGGCGACGCTGCGCACCAAGGCGTTCCGCCACGTCCACGACCTGCCGCTGCTGACGCAGAACACCGAGCGCCGCGGTGCACTGGTCTCCCGGGTGACCACCGACGTCGACCAGGTCAGCCAGTTCCTGGTCTTCGGCGGACTGATCTTCGTCGTCAGCATCGGCCAGATGCTGGTCGCGACGGTGCTGATGCTGGTCTACAGCTGGCAGCTCGCCGCGGTCGTGTGGATCGCCTTCGCGCCGCTGTTCATGTCGATCCGGTGGTTCCAGAAGAAGCTGTCGGTCGCCTACACCGTCGTGCGCCACCAGGTGGGCGTGCTGCTCGGCGCGATCTCCGAGCCGGTCGTCGGCGCAGCCGTGGTCCGGTCCAACGGTGTCGAGGACCGCACCCAGGCGCGCATCGACACCGCGATCCAGGACTGGCAGAACGCCTACACCAACGCCCAGAAGTTCACCGTCACCTCGTTCTCGCTCGGCGGCATCTCCGCCGGCCTGGCCAACGCCGGGGTCATCGTCATCGGTGTGTGGCTCGGCTTCACCGGCGACATGACGCCGGGCAAGGTGCTGGCGTTCGCGTTCCTCGTGTCGCTGTTCGTCGGCCCGGTCCAGATGGGAACCCAGATCCTCACCGACGCCCAGAACGCGATCTCGAGCTGGCGCCGCGTGCTCGGCATCCTCGAGACGCCGGCCGACCTGGTCGACCCCGGCTCCGAGGGCGAGGAGCTGCCCCGCGGGCCGATCGACGTGCGGTTCGCCGACGTCACCTTCGCCTACCCCGGCGGCCCGCCGGTGCTGCGCGACGTCGACCTGACGATCGACGCCGGCACCCGGATCGCGATCGTCGGCGAGACCGGATCGGGGAAGTCGACCTTCGCCAAGCTGCTCACCCGCCTGATGGACCCCGTCGACGGCGCCGTCCTGCTCGACGGTGTCGACGTCCGCCGCCTCGACGCGCGCTCGCTGAGGCGCAGCGTGGTGCTGGTGCCGCAGGAGGGCTTCCTCTTCGACGACACCATCGCGGCCAACGTCCGCTACGGCAAGCTCGACGCGACCGAGGACGAGATCCGCACCTCTGCGACGGAGCTCGGCCTCGACGACTGGCTCTCGGGCCTGCCGCGTGGGCTGCACACGGCCGTCGGGCAGCGCGGTGAGTCGATGTCAGCGGGGGAGCGACAGCTCGTGGCCCTGCTGCGGGCGCACCTCGCCGACCCCGACCTGCTGGTGCTCGACGAGGCGACGAGCGCGGTCGACCCGGCCCTGGAGATGCAGATCGGCCGGGCGCTGGAGCGGCTGATGCAGTCGCGCACGTCGGTCACGATCGCGCACCGCCTCTCGACGGCCGAGAGCGCCGACGAGGTGATCGTCGTCGACAAGGGCCGCGTCGTGCAGCGCGGGCCGCACGCCGAGCTGGTCCGTCAGGACGGCAGCGTCTACGCCGGGCTGCACGCGAGCTGGATCGCCCAGCACTCGC is a window of Nocardioides oleivorans DNA encoding:
- a CDS encoding ABC transporter ATP-binding protein, giving the protein MSTTTPNPAAGTTMDTGEDIGAMATIRLGMRYSPELREGLGVTLLLAVLASCGQIVVPVAVQQTLDKGLGAAGGPRLDYVLWMGVVAALAIAVTSWASYAMTRRLFTTSERGLATLRTKAFRHVHDLPLLTQNTERRGALVSRVTTDVDQVSQFLVFGGLIFVVSIGQMLVATVLMLVYSWQLAAVVWIAFAPLFMSIRWFQKKLSVAYTVVRHQVGVLLGAISEPVVGAAVVRSNGVEDRTQARIDTAIQDWQNAYTNAQKFTVTSFSLGGISAGLANAGVIVIGVWLGFTGDMTPGKVLAFAFLVSLFVGPVQMGTQILTDAQNAISSWRRVLGILETPADLVDPGSEGEELPRGPIDVRFADVTFAYPGGPPVLRDVDLTIDAGTRIAIVGETGSGKSTFAKLLTRLMDPVDGAVLLDGVDVRRLDARSLRRSVVLVPQEGFLFDDTIAANVRYGKLDATEDEIRTSATELGLDDWLSGLPRGLHTAVGQRGESMSAGERQLVALLRAHLADPDLLVLDEATSAVDPALEMQIGRALERLMQSRTSVTIAHRLSTAESADEVIVVDKGRVVQRGPHAELVRQDGSVYAGLHASWIAQHSRA